AGTTCTTCAAATCAGCATCACCATTGTTAAAGGCCTCCCACATGGTGATAATTGTGCTACAGGGTTTTACGAACATGAAGTTTATGTTTGGCTGAATTAACCTCCTCGCCGTGGCACAAGGGGGCCATAGGTGTTTTCACCAATTACGAAGCGGGTTCACTGTGCAATGGCTACCAACTTTTCTGAGTACAATGAGACCAAATACATTCATACATAAATTCCATGAAGTGAATTTATTACTTACAAATATCTAACAGAAGACAACAGAAGTCTAGGATTCAATATGAACCGCTACCACAAGATCAGGAAAGCTACCCAGAGCAGATGGATGGAGTTTTGACTGTAAATGCTTCACTTGCACTACAACTGAGGGACCCCAGAAAGCAGCCCCCCTTGGGTTTTCTCCCAGGATGTGGTTTGCTGGACACAAGTGTTAAAGGCCATTGTTTCGAGCAGGGACTATAACAGAGCCTGGGCTGTTCTGACCAATGTCACCTGATTATCAGGATATTGCATCCCCAGCATATCATACAGTTATCTTGAGAACTACCACTATGAAAGGGAGGAAAATGGCCCTGCACCCTTGAAACTGAAGGATCAGGATGTTTGTTGTGACAGAGGCACAGACAGTAGCGACAGAGGGTTCTTGTGAGCCATCTACTAGTTCTCTTTACCGGAGCGTGGCACCTGActgcttttctccttcctttcaatGGAAACtgtttcagaatattttgaatattttgagtttCTACATCTATAGAGTTGCGGCACATGATCACTGGCAGTGTAGACTCTCCGTGGTTAAAGGAAAGAGTTCAGGAGCCCATCAACCCACATTGGAGGAGACCACCTAATCTTCCAGAGAGTGCCACTCCATCTTCCTGGGGTTAGCTCCACATGCAGTAAGGGCATTATGTCTAAGGCCGTCAAGACTTGCAATCCGAAGATTTGATTTTTGACATGCTGATAAGCAGCGGTGATAAGAAAAGCCCACACACTGGCTAGGAATTTTTCAATGAAAGCAGCTGAGACGCTTCTTCATATGCTTCAGTGGGGGCTAATATCAAactctttcttcccattttctttactcatcagTGCCTGAGCCATGAGGCACCATAGATGTACACCTCATCAGGAGGGTGTATGGGAAGCAGCAAGGGGAGCAGcagcacaagaaacaaacaaggcCACTACTCCTGCCTACATAATAACTATTGTCTTGGAGTGtacaataattaataatgttCACATGGCTGCCCTAAGCATACAGAGATGGTGGCCAGAGTAGATGCAGGGACTACAGAGATACAGACTGATTCTTGCTAATTAGGACTTAAGTGTTGGCTTATGTGTTGTGCTTTTGTGCATTAATAAGCCGGGCCCTCAAAACTGCCTGCTAAGCACAGGTCAAATGTCATGCTGGGGTGCAATTAAACATTCATGTCTAGGAGATGAGAGCATTTTAGTGTGGGAGGAGATGACAACACGTGAAGACCACAAAACACTGTGCAGACCAAAGGGAAGGCCCATCATCAGCTCACGGTTCTGACCCAGGTGACTGCTGATGTGTTACGGAACCATCAGCCGACAGCAGGTAGGTCAAGCTGAGCAGGTGTCCTGCATGAGGGCTGGTCCATTCCATGTGTGTTGCCAGCTGTTTCAATAGAGTCTCATGCACCCCACTGGTGAGGAAGGAATTAGCACCCTACGTTTACTGGCATCGTTAAACACATAACATCTATTACTAAACAGATAAGCCAGACATCAGTTACTAATTACATATAGGAGGATGGTGTAAGCTCCCACAGGCCCAAACAGGGATTAACTTGGGAGCACGGTGGTATAGCATTAAAAAAGTGAGgatgttcctcttttttttttttttttttttttgagacagaatctggttctgtcacccttgctggagtgcagtggtgtgatctcggctcactgcaagctctgtctcccgggtgcacgccattctcctgcctcagcctccctagaagctgggactacaggtgcccaccaccacgcccagctacttttttgtatttttagtagagatggggtttcaccatgttagccaggatggtctcgatctcctgaccttgtgatcctcctgccttggcttcctgacgtgctgggattacaggcgtgagccaccgcgcctggccaaggatGTTCTTTTGTTCCTACATGAGTATGTGATTGGTTTGTCTGTTGGCTGGTAGGGAACTGAATCATGTGACACTGACTGGTAAGACTGTAACACTGTAAAATACAATAGATAAACTATAATACCATAATGGTGTAATATCTACTACAATACCAAAGGCATCGATGAAAAGCCCAATGCTATCATATGTGACTGACAGACTGAATGCTTCCTCCCTGATTGGTTACAACGTATTGTCCTATCACAGTTCTCTCTCCTTCATTCAAAGTGAATGATCCAAATAAtggacagaaataataataaagggcAACAAATGCAAAGAACTCATGAGATGATACTCTGTGGTAAACTTTATGTATTTAGGAATTAATACCAACTCattattagcaaaaaataaacatctttacaTCGAGAGTCgcttttcctttaataaaaaaagGGAGAATGTGTATAATGGACAAGGGATAATCAAAATTTGCCAAATGAGGCTAGTAAGACAATTTCAACAGTTCACAATCATTATTCACTGGTCCATTAATCACAGGACAATACACACAAATGAAACTtacctggccaggcacggtggctcatgcctgtaatcccagtactttgggaggccgaggcaggcaaatcatgaggtcaggagttcaagaccagcctagccaacatggcgaaaccctgtctctactaaaaatataaagaattagctggacatagtggtgggcgcctgtagtcccagctactcgggaggctgaggcaggagaatcgcttaaacccaggaggcggaggttgcagtgagccaagatcgcaccactacactccagcctgagcaacaaagtgagactccatctcagaaaaaaaaaaaaaaatgaaataaaaaaattaaacttatctACATATTAGGAAAACATCAAAATTCAACCATGAATCCAGCACATTAtcaaatgaatagacaaaaattCTACCAACAAACTTAAGAAAATATCATTATCTATGAAATTCAAGTACTACTGCTTAAAGAGCATTTACAGAACTCTCACCTCAAGGTTTCCCTGCAAAACAAGGTGAAATGCATACTCAAGACTCTTTAAGAATGAGCCACTGATAAAAACAATATACTTGTAACTTGTGTaacatttcatacatttttttcaagcacTGCATGATAATTAATTTGCATCGGgctttccaaattagaaaagctTCACTGATAGAACTTCTTTCCTGTGGGAGTTTTCACATGACATTTCAAGtaaatgttaaaactgaaaatattcctGCAGTTTCTAAACTATTAGAGTTTTAATCGTGTGTACGTTCTTGTATTTACAAGGTCCAGCCAGCTACAATGGGTATTTTCATATGTCCTTGAGTGGGTATGACAGAAATGAAACATTCCCACATTCtggacattcatagggtttttctcaggAATGAGCTGATGTCTTCAAATGGAACTAACACAACTGAAGGCCTTACcacaaatttaaattcaaaaggcTTTTCTCCACTCTGAGTCCTCCCAAAtcttcaaaaacaggaaaatctgAAGGCTTGACCACATTTCCTACATTCTTAACGTTTCTCTGCAGTGTGAGCTCTTTCATGTTTATGAGGGAATGGGAAAGAGTAAATGTTTTACCACATTTCTTACACTCaaggggctttatttatttatttatttatttatttatttttgagatgcagtctcactctgtcaccaggctggagtgcagttgcaaaatctcggctcactgcaacctccgcctcctgggttcaagtgattctcctgcctcagcctcctgagtagctgggattataagcatatgttaccacacccagctaacttttgtatttttaggagagacgaggtttcaccacgttggccaggatggtctcgatctcctgacctcatgatccgtatGCACAGGGCTTCCTCCCAAACCCCGTGGCTTTTTATGTCCttgaaaaagaactaagacaactgaaatgtgccaccacgcccagctaattattttctttttctttttttttttttttttgagatggcgtctcactctgtcgcccaggctggagtgcagtggtgcgatctcggctcacggcaagctccgcctcccgggttcaggccattctcctgcctcagccgcccaagtagctggtgtgagccaccacgcccggcattatttcattttttttgtagagacagggtttcaccatgttgcccaggttgtttcacattgttttaatccaggctggttatgaactcctgggctcaagcaatacacacaccttggcctcccaaagtgctgggattataggctgagtcACTACACCTAGCCTCTATATCATGACTTCTTTCATGGTGAGTAAGGTGACTGGAACGAGTGTAGGCTTTACCGCAtctcttacattcatagggtttttctccagtatgaattctttcatGGAGGTGAAGGGAACTGAGGCGACTGAAGGCTTGgtcacattgtttacattcatagggtttctctccactATGAGTACTTCTATGGTTACAAAGGGAACTCAAACgactaaaggctttgccacattgtttacattcatagggtctcTCTCCAGTATAACTGCTTCCATGGTAACGAAGGGAAGTGGAACAGCTGAAGGCTTTATCACATTTGGTACATTTATAGGGtctttctccagtgtgagtcctttcatgcgtcttaaaagaacaagaaaatctgaatgttttcccacattccttacattcgtagggtttctctccagtgtgagttcgtTCATGTATTAGACAAGAACCGGAAACAGTGAACGCTttaccacattgtttacatttatagggtttttctcctgtgtgagttctctgatgtctttcaaatgaattgagaaaataaaaagctttccCACATATCGTACATTTGTAAGCTGGATTTCCACTGTGCATTATCATGTGTCTTCTAACACCTGgaacagaaacaaagaatttcCCACACGGTTCACATTTATATTGCTTCTCTCCATATGGTTTGTATCCTAAGTGAGCTGGGATGTGCCTATTAAGGAGGGAAAGACGTACAAAGACTTTTCCACAAACACTGCATGCACATTGCTTTAATCCAGTAGAAATGTTCTCATTCAGATCAAGATTTGGAATTTGGCTGACAACTTGTCCATCATACTGACTACCTTCTTTGCTTTCACACAGACTCTGTACCATatgatttctgtaaaaaaaatgacaaacacaTTATTATTGGTTGGTTTAATAACTTTGTACTTATTAATAGGTCTTGGACTTACACTGCTACCAATACCagggaaaatgcatttttttttttttttttttgccatgacagaattatttgaaagtaaatgggTTACTACTGAAAACACAGCTACCACCTGCATGGCTATGACCAAAATAGTAAGATTCATATACACAATGTTGTGGTACTATTTTcaagtaaactgttttccaaacactgACTGCTACACTGAAGTACGTTACACTTTGggtgaaatttttctaaaaagaaataaatttcaagtgACTCTTATTTGCTTTGATTGCTTGTTTTTAAGTTCATGACATGCTAAGATTCCTTCAGAggactttatttcctcttctcagtGCAAATTATCTTATATCTTTCCCAGGTTTTTCAAAGTGATCTTCAATATTCtggtctttccatttgtttcctaAAATGTAGACCCACAAAATTATCAAGAATTATTACAAACCATAGAAACATTACTAGATTTAATGTTTATTGTACACAGTGCCCATGCCTGATTTCTTCACCAAATCATTCCCTTGCCACATTCCAAATCACAAATAGCACTGATGATAGGGAAATACTTCTGCAATTACATGAAATGTGTTGTCATTCTTACCTACAGAAGCCAGGTTCCTGCAGGTTTCCTGCATCACTTCTCTGAAGAGATTCTTCTCAGCAGAATCTAGCAAAGCCCATTCCTCCTGGGTAAAGTTCACAGCCACATCCTCAAAAGCCACGGAGTCCTAGAACATTCCACACATGTGGATAGAAGGATGGGTGAGACTGACAGCACTGGGAATCTATACTCAATTCATAAGCTGTttacatgattctaaaatttccaagCATTTATTCTATGATTTGATTGTCACAACTTTTACTC
This window of the Theropithecus gelada isolate Dixy chromosome 2, Tgel_1.0, whole genome shotgun sequence genome carries:
- the LOC112618312 gene encoding LOW QUALITY PROTEIN: zinc finger protein 669-like (The sequence of the model RefSeq protein was modified relative to this genomic sequence to represent the inferred CDS: inserted 2 bases in 1 codon) produces the protein MVSGLRLASPSGEEGWLKLAGTSHRLRNLRTQPPRRSRASVPFCAGPGXGRAAGPLSPVCTCGRHFRRLEPSRESRASPTQDSVAFEDVAVNFTQEEWALLDSAEKNLFREVMQETCRNLASVGNKWKDQNIEDHFEKPGKDIRNHMVQSLCESKEGSQYDGQVVSQIPNLDLNENISTGLKQCACSVCGKVFVRLSLLNRHIPAHLGYKPYGEKQYKCEPCGKFFVSVPGVRRHMIMHSGNPAYKCTICGKAFYFLNSFERHQRTHTGEKPYKCKQCGKAFTVSGSCLIHERTHTGEKPYECKECGKTFRFSCSFKTHERTHTGERPYKCTKCDKAFSCSTSLRYHGSSYTGERPYECKQCGKAFSRLSSLCNHRSTHSGEKPYECKQCDQAFSRLSSLHLHERIHTGEKPYECKRCGKAYTRSSHLTHHERSHDIEARCSDSAYNPSTLGGQGVCIA